From Nitrospirota bacterium, a single genomic window includes:
- a CDS encoding arsenosugar biosynthesis-associated peroxidase-like protein: MESYYHPHDLGKFAEMGKGNQGLWDKFMAYYNAVFAEGALTEREKSLIALAVAHAVQCPYCIDAYTQASLEKGSNLEEMTEAVHVACAIRGGSSLAHGVQMRNVAEKLSM, from the coding sequence ATGGAGAGCTACTATCATCCGCACGATCTGGGCAAGTTCGCCGAGATGGGCAAGGGGAACCAAGGCCTCTGGGATAAATTCATGGCCTACTACAACGCCGTCTTCGCCGAAGGGGCGCTGACGGAGCGAGAGAAATCCCTCATCGCCCTCGCCGTCGCCCATGCAGTCCAATGCCCCTACTGCATCGATGCCTACACCCAGGCCTCCCTTGAAAAGGGCTCGAACCTCGAAGAAATGACGGAAGCCGTCCATGTCGCCTGCGCCATCCGAGGCGGCTCCTCGCTCGCGCACGGAGTCCAGATGAGGAACGTCGCAGAGAAACTATCGATGTGA
- a CDS encoding RiPP maturation radical SAM C-methyltransferase produces the protein MSDQAQVALVNMPFSYSKYPSIQLGTLSALLKSKGISVDCHHLNVRFAHKIGVPLYEMICEKRALFGEWIFSYLLFRDNPKRAEYPRLFKPVFEQVAKASGQSVSFFEDMATRTAPQFLTGALTSIDWGQYKIVGFTSTFDQNVASLTMAKLIKDLYPEVTIVFGGANYDGEMGLEYFRAFPFIDHVVVGEGEEVFPELVRYLLSGKSGTVPNGVAYREGVTPAFTPNHALFSDFAKTGPPDYDDYYHLLAELGEAAQGLDRILLYEGSRGCWWGEKHHCTFCGLNAQSMKFRAKSSEQVAREMAYLSSRYDTARFRLVDNIIDMKYVENLFGRFAEDHCDLDLFIETKSNLQKSQIRTLAVGGVKCMQPGLESLSANQLQAMDKGVTPMQNIICLKWSFYYHVTVSWNILLGFPGETNEDYRRQIDLLPSLFHLQPPESTGKFWLERFSPYYTKPHEYGVCITGPGTAYEYVYDARQVDLKKIAYDFEYELDNWNVDQEVYQELVDLVQEWQRLAGSSDRPFLYYSKAIDYVTVYDGRNPRAPIRMRYDWPAAGIIEVCSEAAKSTDQIRSLLAQRPDKGGSSDEEIDQALFALTAARILYEERGKYFTLAIPENTYL, from the coding sequence ATGAGTGACCAGGCCCAGGTGGCGCTCGTCAATATGCCGTTCAGCTATTCGAAGTATCCCTCGATTCAACTGGGCACATTATCCGCCCTGCTCAAGTCGAAGGGGATCTCCGTCGATTGCCACCATCTGAATGTGCGCTTTGCCCACAAGATCGGCGTGCCCCTCTACGAAATGATCTGCGAGAAGCGGGCGCTGTTCGGCGAATGGATTTTTTCCTACCTCCTGTTCCGCGACAATCCTAAGCGCGCTGAGTATCCCCGTCTGTTCAAGCCGGTCTTTGAACAAGTGGCCAAGGCCAGCGGCCAGTCGGTTTCTTTCTTCGAAGACATGGCGACGAGGACCGCGCCGCAGTTCTTGACCGGAGCCCTGACCTCCATTGATTGGGGTCAGTATAAAATCGTCGGGTTCACCTCGACCTTTGATCAAAACGTCGCGAGCCTGACGATGGCGAAACTCATCAAGGATCTCTATCCCGAAGTAACGATCGTGTTTGGGGGCGCGAATTACGACGGCGAGATGGGGCTGGAATATTTCCGGGCCTTTCCCTTCATCGATCATGTGGTCGTGGGCGAAGGCGAAGAAGTCTTCCCTGAATTGGTTCGCTATCTCCTCTCGGGAAAGTCCGGGACTGTGCCCAATGGCGTGGCCTATCGAGAGGGAGTGACACCCGCCTTCACTCCGAACCATGCCCTCTTCTCAGATTTTGCGAAGACCGGTCCGCCGGACTATGACGATTACTATCATCTACTAGCTGAATTGGGCGAAGCGGCGCAGGGGCTCGATCGGATTCTCCTCTACGAAGGTTCGCGGGGCTGTTGGTGGGGAGAAAAACATCACTGCACGTTTTGCGGCTTGAATGCGCAGAGCATGAAGTTTCGGGCCAAGTCGTCCGAACAAGTGGCCCGTGAAATGGCTTACCTCTCCAGCCGGTATGATACGGCGCGCTTTCGCCTGGTGGACAATATCATCGATATGAAATATGTGGAGAACCTCTTCGGCCGGTTTGCGGAGGACCATTGCGATCTCGACCTGTTCATCGAAACCAAGAGCAACTTGCAGAAGAGCCAGATTCGCACGCTCGCGGTCGGGGGCGTGAAGTGCATGCAGCCGGGTCTGGAGAGCCTGAGCGCCAATCAGTTGCAGGCGATGGACAAGGGCGTCACCCCGATGCAGAATATTATCTGCCTCAAGTGGAGCTTCTACTACCATGTCACGGTGTCCTGGAATATCCTGCTCGGATTTCCCGGTGAAACGAACGAGGACTACCGCCGGCAGATCGATCTGCTGCCCTCGTTATTCCATCTCCAGCCACCTGAGTCGACCGGGAAGTTCTGGCTGGAGCGGTTCAGCCCCTATTACACCAAGCCCCATGAATATGGTGTTTGCATCACCGGTCCCGGGACTGCGTACGAATATGTCTATGATGCGCGGCAGGTGGATCTGAAAAAGATCGCCTATGATTTCGAATATGAGCTGGATAATTGGAACGTGGATCAAGAAGTCTATCAGGAGTTGGTTGACCTGGTGCAGGAATGGCAGAGACTGGCCGGTTCGAGCGATCGGCCGTTCCTCTACTACTCGAAGGCGATCGACTATGTCACGGTCTACGATGGCCGGAATCCCAGGGCCCCGATCAGGATGCGTTATGATTGGCCTGCAGCGGGGATTATCGAGGTCTGTAGCGAGGCGGCCAAGAGTACGGATCAGATTCGCTCTCTGCTGGCGCAGCGGCCGGACAAGGGCGGGAGCAGCGATGAAGAAATCGATCAGGCGCTCTTTGCTTTAACGGCCGCACGAATTCTCTACGAAGAGCGTGGCAAGTATTTCACGTTGGCTATTCCCGAAAACACCTACCTCTAG
- a CDS encoding 4a-hydroxytetrahydrobiopterin dehydratase, whose translation MSLADNTCIPCRGGVPPVTVDRAQTLLKELGQGWSLNQAGHLERLYTFKDFSQALAYVNKIGAVAEAEGHHPDLYLAWGKCRVEIWTHKIDGLTESDFYLAAKADRAFEPFRAAAS comes from the coding sequence ATGAGCCTTGCTGACAACACATGTATTCCCTGCCGCGGCGGTGTGCCACCAGTCACGGTTGATCGCGCGCAGACGTTGCTGAAGGAATTGGGGCAAGGGTGGTCGCTGAATCAAGCGGGCCATCTTGAGCGTTTGTATACGTTCAAGGATTTTTCTCAGGCCCTGGCCTATGTGAATAAGATTGGCGCTGTGGCAGAAGCGGAAGGCCACCATCCGGATCTCTATCTGGCCTGGGGGAAGTGCAGGGTTGAAATTTGGACCCACAAGATCGATGGCCTGACAGAGAGCGATTTTTATCTCGCGGCGAAAGCCGACCGGGCGTTCGAGCCATTCCGAGCCGCAGCCAGTTAG